The following DNA comes from Schistocerca piceifrons isolate TAMUIC-IGC-003096 chromosome 3, iqSchPice1.1, whole genome shotgun sequence.
gtgggtctgacacaccggtgtcaatgtgttcttttttccatttccaggagtgtatttctccctACAATTTTTGCCCGGTACGCCTCATTATTCTACCATGGGAGTTATTCGTTCATATCTTTATGCCTGTACTGTCATTTTGCCCCTTTTTGTACTAAGTGTTTTCCACATGGTCATTTCCTCGCCGTTTCCGTAGAGGACCTCCTCATTTCGTAACTGTCTACTTAACTGTCAGCGTTCTTCAGTGACACCTTAAGCGCTTCGATTCTCTTAATCTACGATTTTTCCACAGCAGATGATTCATTTCgggttccaaacgtacattcacagaaatttcttccttaggtAAGGCTTATGTAAGGTGCTAGTAGACTCTTTTTGGAGGAGACTGCTCTTTATTCCTAATCTATTCAGCTTCTTATCCTCCCCTTGCGTCGTCCGTCTTTGCTTGCAAAATAGCAGATTTCCTTTACTTTCTCCATTATGTTTCATCCAattttcatcagttttctgctactaCTATAACTCTTTTTCGCTTGCACTAGTATAGTAATGTCATTACGGAGTTATGGAAATAACATGTATACTTCTGTGGACAGTGTCCGTATCATTATAGTCCTTTTGGGTGTACAGCTACATCTTATGAAATTCGGTATAGGAGATATCTTTTCCGTGAGAGAATTCAGTGACTGTactgatatttaaaattttttacgtATCGTTTTATTTGCGTCGCAGTTGCACGTTTTTTACAACAGTATGACTAGTTTAGATATCTCTGGATTGTCTTTGGTTCTATATAGTTATGTCAGCTACCTGTCACGTCTGTATCCGAACTGTTCTgatgtttaattccgatacagacACGATGGGTTGCTGATATGAGTAAATCAGACTGAAGATGAGACAGGAAAATCGAAACTAGTCAGGCTGTCATAAAAAAACAAGAGCAATTCCGACTGAAAAATAAACGATATATGACTTCCGTAAATCCTACAAAGTACTTAAAGTGCAAAAAGGATTCAGATATCGTGGATATCCATTCATCCCAAATTTTaatcgtctttcttctattttcttctctCGATATTCGATATATAAATTCAACAGCAGAGGAGAAGGGGACTGCGCCGCTTGAATTACACCGTGTAATACGCTCAAGTTGATAATTTAGGTTCTGTTGCTACCTGTTGTTGATGGCGGAGAGTGTGGGGCAGACGCCGGTAGTGGAGCAGGGGTCTGACAGAGCTGTGGTGTTGCAGACGCTGTTGGTGCTGGTGGCGGCCCTGGTGGGCGTGGCGCTGTGCgtcccgctgccgctgccgctgcccggCCCCGTgccggccgcccccgccgcccccgcagcgCCCCGCGAGTCGCTGCGCGCCAGCGAGCAGTTCTACTACCCGTACGCCTACTCGTACTACCCGTACGGGTACTACCTGCTGGGCTGAGGCGGCGCCGCCCCCCACCCGCCACTGCTCACCGACGCCCGCGACGGACTCTCCACGGACCCTGCTTTCGCTTTCTCTACTTGTCAATTAGCCTTGTAGCGCATAATAAACAGACACTCCTGGCCAAACTGCGTCTCTTATTTGACAAAATAACTGCCAATTACCACACCTATGCCTGTTTGTGCAC
Coding sequences within:
- the LOC124789155 gene encoding uncharacterized protein LOC124789155; amino-acid sequence: MHLRRLDTVLAYTDGVAYLTRLAALALAKFPTVVSSPLAIAIGSRPTCCPGRCDYIREDSAHPTYSPTRLHERLFQSRDEDSDAVGAGGGPGGRGAVRPAAAAAARPRAGRPRRPRSAPRVAARQRAVLLPVRLLVLPVRVLPAGLRRRRPPPATAHRRPRRTLHGPCFRFLYLSISLVAHNKQTLLAKLRLLFDKITANYHTYACLCTSVILVGEICSTLANFPTCALTMLKKLK